The sequence GTACTCTTGGCCACACCCGCAGCCCGGGCAATATCGATTATGGTCTTCATCCTTAAGCTCCTTGCTGCATTTTATCGGCGTTCGCCGCACACTTGTACTCCATTATACAACAAACGGCAGCCGCTCCGGTAAAGGAAGGACTGCCGTTTATTATTTTTTTCCAAATCCGTTCAAGAGCAGCTGGTACTAATCCCCGCGAAAAGCGCGCTTCATGCGGTCAAAGAAGGACTGCCCCTGTTCATGCGTATTCTCGCCGTCGAAGGATGCGAACTGGCGGAGCAGATCCTTCTGCTCATCGCTCAGTTTGCTTGGCGTCACTACAATGACCCGGACATGCTGGTCGCCGGTACCATTTCCGCGAAGCCGGGGAACGCCTTTACCTTTGAGGCGGAAGAACGTGCCGGTCTGGGTCCCGGCCGGAATCTTGAGCTTAACCTTCTCGGTTAGAGTCGGAATCTCAATCTCATCCCCAAGCGCCGCCTGGGCGAACGTCAGCGGAACCTCGCACAGAATGTCGTCGTTCTCGCGAACGAAGAAATCATGCGGCTTAACCCGGATGACAATATAGAGATCGCCCGCAGGGCCGCCGCGCAGGCCGCCTTCGCCTTCGCCGGTCATGCGCAGCTGCGCGCCGTCGTCCACGCCCGCAGGAATCCGGACATGGATTTTACGCTGCTTCTTCACACGGCCGCCCCCGCCGCATGTCGAGCATTTTTCCTTGATGATCTTGCCCGTGCCTCCGCAGTTCGAACACGGTCTGCGGTTGACCATCCGGCCAAGCGGTGTGTTCTGCACAACCTCCTGCTGGCCGCTGCCATGGCAGACGGAACAGGTTTGCGGCTTCGTGCCGGGCTTCGCTCCGGAACCGAAGCAGGTATCGCAGGTTTCCGTCCGAGGAATCGTAATATCGGTCTCTTTACCGAACACGGCTTCCTTGAATTCAATGGTCATCGTATACTGCAAGTCATTGCCGCGCTGGGGCGCATTCGGATCGCGCCGTCCTCCGCCGCCGAAGAACATATCGAAAATGTCGCCCAAACCGCCGCCAAAATCCCCACCGCCAAAGCCGCCGCCCATTCCCTGGTTAGGATCGATATGTCCGTATTGGTCATATCTGGCCCGTCCTTGCGGATCGCTCAGAACATCGTAGGCTTCCTTCATTTCCTTGAATTTAGCCTCGGCGTCGCTGGCCTTGTTCACGTCCGGATGATACTGACGGGCCAGCTTGCGGTACGCTTTTTTAATTTCATCTTCCGAAGCGTTCTTGCTTACGCCAAGCACCTCGTAATAATCGCGCTTATCTGCCACAGCCTTCACCTCCGTACAGGAACGTATCCCTAATACATATTAAAAGGAAAGCCAAAACACGGGATGCCCCGGTTTTGACCTTCCCCTAACTTGCGCTATCGTTTAACTTTATCCTTGATTCTTCTCGTCGTCAACCACTTCATAATCCGCGTCGACTACGTTGTCTCTCTTTGCGCCCTCGCCTGCGTCAGCCGCGCCTTCAGCGCCTTGCTGAGCTTGCGCCGCTTGTTCATACAGCTTCACGGACAATTGCTGTACGACTTCGTTCAGCGTATCGGTAGCCGCCTTGATCTCTTCCAGATTGTCGGTTTCCAGCGCGGATTTCAGTTTGTCCTTAGCCTGGTTCGCCTTTTCAATCTCGGATGCGTCTACTTTATCGCCAAGGTCCTTGATAACCTTATCCGTGGAATACACGAGCTGGTCGGCGTTGTTCTTCGCTTCCACCAGTTCCTTACGGATACGGTCCTCTTCAGCATGAAGCTCGGCGTCCTTCATCATTTGCTCGATATCGGCATCGCTCAGACCGCCGGAGGAAGTAATCGTAATCTTCTGGCTCTTGTTCGTGCCTTTATCCGTAGCGGACACGTTTACGATACCGTTGGCGTCGATGTCGAAGGTAACTTCGATTTGCGGAACACCGCGAGGTGCCGGTGGAATTTCACTCAGCATGAAGCGTCCCAGCGTTTTGTTGCCGTTCGCCATTTGGCGTTCGCCCTGCAGGACATGAATCTCAACGCTCGGCTGATTATCAGCAAAGGTCGAGAAGATTTGCGATTTACTGGTCGGGATCGTCGTGTTGCGGTCGATCATCTTCGTGAATACGCCGCCTGCGGTTTCAATACCAAGGGACAGCGGAGTTACGTCCAGCAGAACCACGTCTTTTACGTCGCCGGTCAATACGCCTGCTTGAACCGCGGCGCCAAGGGCAACAACTTCGTCCGGGTTAACGCCTTTATGCGGCTCTTTGCCGGTCAGCTTCTTGATGGCTTCCTGTACGGCAGGAATCCGGGTGGAACCGCCGACAAGCACGATTTTGTCCAGATCGGCCGGAGTCATGCCAGCGTCGCTCAGCGCTTGGCGAGTCGGTCCGAGCGTGCGTTCAACGAGATCCGCTGTCAGTTCGTCGAATTTGGCGCGGGTCAGGTTAACCTCCAAGTGCTGCGGCACGCCGTCAACAACGGTGATGAACGGCAGGGACACTGTAGTGGTCAGTACGCCGGACAGCTCTTTCTTGGCCTTTTCAGCCGCATCTTTCAAACGTTGAACAGCTGCTTTGTCCTTGCTCAGGTCGATGCCTTGCTCTTTTTTGAACTCGGCTACGAGGAAGTCGATGACTTTTTGGTCAAAGTCGTCGCCGCCGAGACGGTTGTCGCCGCTCGTCGCTTTTACTTCGAAGAAGCCGTCGCCCAGTTCCAGGATGGAAACGTCGAACGTACCGCCGCCAAGGTCATAGACAAGGATCGTTTGGTCTTCGGATTTCTCCAGACCATATGCGAGGGCTGCCGCCGTTGGCTCGTTCACGATACGCAAAACTTCAAGACCGGCGATTTTGCCCGCATCCTTGGTCGCCTGGCGCTGGCTGTCGTTAAAATAGGCAGGAACCGTAATAACCGCCTGTGTAACCGGTTGGCCGAGGTAAGCTTCGGCGTCGGATTTCAACTTTTGCAGAATCATTGCGGAAATTTCTTGCGGCGAAAAATCTTTGCCGTCGATCGTTTCTTTATGGTTTGTCCCCATATGGCGTTTGATCGAGATGATTGTGCGGTCCGGATTCGTGATCGCTTGACGCTTTGCCGTTTCACCGACGATGCGCTCCCCGTCTTTCTTGAAACCTACAACCGAAGGGGTAGTGCGCGCGCCTTCCGGGTTAGGGATAACGACGGCCTCGCCGCCTTCCATTACGGCCACGCATGAGTTCGTGGTTCCAAGGTCGATACCGATAACTTTACTCACAGTAATTTGCCTCCTTAAAAGTTTTACGATTGAGTTACTGCCATGAAAAAAACTTCAGTAAAACTCGCTTCGTAAGCATTCTCCAAGTTTTTGCGATTGAATTTGCCATCATTAATTTACTCCAGCAAAAAACTCGCTTCGCAAGCTTTCGCTTAAGTTTTGCGATTGGGATACTGCACCCGCAGCCTTATGCGGCGGCTGGACGCGGCAATACCGCCGGAATTTGCTCCGGCGATTCATGCGTCCATATAGACAGACTACATGCTGACTTTGACCATGGCGGGACGAAGCACCTTGTTCTTCAAAAGATAGCCCTTCTGGACTTCCTCCGTAACAATGCCCTCTTCATACTCCTCGCTCTCCACCTGCATGATAGCCTGATGGAATTCCGGATTGAACGGTTGTCCTACCGTTTCCATGGGCGTAAGTCCCTCGGACTTCAATACCCCCTCCAACTGGCGAAAAATCATATTTACGCCTTTGGCGAAAGCGTCGCCGTCCGATCCGGCCGGCGCCGTAGCCAGCGCGCGCTCGAAATTGTCCACTACCGGCAGCAATTCCGTAACCAGCTTAGAGGTGGCGTATTGAGCCAATTCCTCTTTCTCCTTCAGCGTGCGGCGG is a genomic window of Paenibacillus durus ATCC 35681 containing:
- the dnaJ gene encoding molecular chaperone DnaJ, translating into MADKRDYYEVLGVSKNASEDEIKKAYRKLARQYHPDVNKASDAEAKFKEMKEAYDVLSDPQGRARYDQYGHIDPNQGMGGGFGGGDFGGGLGDIFDMFFGGGGRRDPNAPQRGNDLQYTMTIEFKEAVFGKETDITIPRTETCDTCFGSGAKPGTKPQTCSVCHGSGQQEVVQNTPLGRMVNRRPCSNCGGTGKIIKEKCSTCGGGGRVKKQRKIHVRIPAGVDDGAQLRMTGEGEGGLRGGPAGDLYIVIRVKPHDFFVRENDDILCEVPLTFAQAALGDEIEIPTLTEKVKLKIPAGTQTGTFFRLKGKGVPRLRGNGTGDQHVRVIVVTPSKLSDEQKDLLRQFASFDGENTHEQGQSFFDRMKRAFRGD
- the dnaK gene encoding molecular chaperone DnaK, which produces MSKVIGIDLGTTNSCVAVMEGGEAVVIPNPEGARTTPSVVGFKKDGERIVGETAKRQAITNPDRTIISIKRHMGTNHKETIDGKDFSPQEISAMILQKLKSDAEAYLGQPVTQAVITVPAYFNDSQRQATKDAGKIAGLEVLRIVNEPTAAALAYGLEKSEDQTILVYDLGGGTFDVSILELGDGFFEVKATSGDNRLGGDDFDQKVIDFLVAEFKKEQGIDLSKDKAAVQRLKDAAEKAKKELSGVLTTTVSLPFITVVDGVPQHLEVNLTRAKFDELTADLVERTLGPTRQALSDAGMTPADLDKIVLVGGSTRIPAVQEAIKKLTGKEPHKGVNPDEVVALGAAVQAGVLTGDVKDVVLLDVTPLSLGIETAGGVFTKMIDRNTTIPTSKSQIFSTFADNQPSVEIHVLQGERQMANGNKTLGRFMLSEIPPAPRGVPQIEVTFDIDANGIVNVSATDKGTNKSQKITITSSGGLSDADIEQMMKDAELHAEEDRIRKELVEAKNNADQLVYSTDKVIKDLGDKVDASEIEKANQAKDKLKSALETDNLEEIKAATDTLNEVVQQLSVKLYEQAAQAQQGAEGAADAGEGAKRDNVVDADYEVVDDEKNQG
- the grpE gene encoding nucleotide exchange factor GrpE — its product is MKEEQVQDSGVAEDNAINEESAADQAEAVSNNDTEAAGEAVQAASGDSDEIKRLQELADEYQGRVLRVQADYDNFRRRTLKEKEELAQYATSKLVTELLPVVDNFERALATAPAGSDGDAFAKGVNMIFRQLEGVLKSEGLTPMETVGQPFNPEFHQAIMQVESEEYEEGIVTEEVQKGYLLKNKVLRPAMVKVSM